From a region of the Primulina eburnea isolate SZY01 chromosome 7, ASM2296580v1, whole genome shotgun sequence genome:
- the LOC140837002 gene encoding glucan endo-1,3-beta-glucosidase 6-like isoform X2 → MFPSFDFYSLPFFIFFLLIGAQLNGFSPILGESVVDNDAGNRESFSSFKMTTERQNVAVGGIGANWGSQTSHNLPPDIVVRMLRENGIQKVKLFDADYDTLQALGKSGIEVMVGIPNDMLSSFASSAKAAEKWVSENVSHHITTNNVIIRYVAVGNEPFLATYNGSFLRTTFPALKNVQEALNKARLSNQVKVTVPLNADVYSTSTTYPSGGDFRADIHDFMIQIVQFLSDNGAPFTVNIYPFISLYTDSNFPVEYAFFDGNATPLNDGGMSYYNMFDANHDTLVWALQKNGFGNLPIIVGEIGWPTDGDRNANLQYAQRFNQGFMTHISGGKGTPMRPSPINAYLFSLIDEDEKSIDPGNFERHWGIFGFDGQPKYSLNLGTTNSGLIPARNVTYLENKWCILKSNAKLEDPQIAPSVSYACSLADCTSLGYQTSCGNLDSAGNISYAFNSYYQKNNQLDEACKFSGLGTVTKVNPSTGSCQFKVMIHPYFGGAQQISGYIRMSTLALVLGLTAFLLCDL, encoded by the exons ATGTTTCCTTCCTTTGATTTTTACTCTCTGCCCTTCTTCATATTCTTTCTG CTGATAGGGGCTCAGTTGAATGGATTCAGTCCAATCTTGGGCGAGTCCGTTGTTGATAATG ATGCTGGGAACAGAGAATCATTTAGCTCATTCAAAATGACAACTGAAAGGCAAAATGTGGCAG TGGGTGGGATTGGTGCCAACTGGGGCTCACAAACGTCTCATAATTTGCCACCTGATATAGTGGTGAGGATGCTACGAGAGAACGGTATTCAAAAAGTAAAGCTTTTTGATGCTGATTACGATACTTTACAAGCATTGGGCAAGTCTGGGATCGAAGTTATGGTTGGAATACCAAATGACATGCTTTCATCTTTTGCTTCGAGCGCGAAGGCTGCTGAAAAATGGGTATCTGAGAATGTTTCCCATCATATAACCACAAACAATGTCATCATCAG ATACGTTGCTGTTGGGAATGAGCCTTTCTTGGCGACATATAATGGAAGCTTTCTTAGAACGACTTTCCCAGCTCTAAAAAATGTTCAAGAAGCGCTGAATAAAGCACGGCTTAGCAACCAAGTAAAGGTCACTGTTCCCCTCAATGCCGATGTCTATTCAACCTCAACCACCTACCCTTCAGGAGGGGATTTTCGGGCTGATATCCACGATTTTATGATCCAAATCGTGCAGTTTTTGAGTGATAATGGAGCACCATTTACAGTCAACATCTACCCATTCATTAGCCTTTACACAGACTCAAACTTCCCAGTTGAGTACGCCTTTTTTGATGGAAACGCTACCCCCTTGAATGATGGTGGTATGTCTTATTACAACATGTTTGATGCAAACCACGATACCCTTGTCTGGGCATTACAGAAGAATGGTTTTGGGAATTTGCCCATAATTGTTGGTGAAATCGGTTGGCCTACAGATGGTGATCGAAATGCTAACCTACAGTATGCCCAACGATTCAACCAAGGCTTCATGACTCATATATCAGGTGGAAAAGGAACCCCGATGAGACCTAGTCCAATTAATGCATACCTATTCAGTTTGATCGATGAGGATGAAAAAAGCATCGACCCTGGAAATTTTGAGCGTCATTGGGGTATTTTTGGGTTTGATGGCCAACCGAAGTACTCTCTCAACCTTGGCACCACAAATTCAGGCTTGATCCCAGCCAGAAATGTCACTTATTTGGAGAATAAATGGTGCATATTGAAGTCAAATGCAAAACTTGAGGATCCCCAGATCGCTCCTAGTGTGAGCTATGCATGCTCGCTTGCGGACTGCACGAGCCTCGGTTATCAAACTTCTTGCGGCAATTTGGATTCTGCGGGTAATATTTCATATGCCTTCAACAGTTACTACCAGAAGAACAATCAGCTTGATGAGGCCTGCAAGTTCTCCGGTCTTGGGACAGTTACCAAAGTCAATCCGTCTACCGGGAGTTGCCAGTTTAAGGTTATGATCCATCCATATTTCGGTGGCGCTCAACAAATATCAGGCTATATTCGGATGTCAACATTAGCTCTGGTTCTTGGTTTAACCGCCTTTTTGTTGTGTGATTTGTGA
- the LOC140837002 gene encoding glucan endo-1,3-beta-glucosidase 6-like isoform X1, with protein sequence MFPSFDFYSLPFFIFFLLIGAQLNGFSPILGESVVDNDVNHHISFNPNKINDFGLTADAGNRESFSSFKMTTERQNVAVGGIGANWGSQTSHNLPPDIVVRMLRENGIQKVKLFDADYDTLQALGKSGIEVMVGIPNDMLSSFASSAKAAEKWVSENVSHHITTNNVIIRYVAVGNEPFLATYNGSFLRTTFPALKNVQEALNKARLSNQVKVTVPLNADVYSTSTTYPSGGDFRADIHDFMIQIVQFLSDNGAPFTVNIYPFISLYTDSNFPVEYAFFDGNATPLNDGGMSYYNMFDANHDTLVWALQKNGFGNLPIIVGEIGWPTDGDRNANLQYAQRFNQGFMTHISGGKGTPMRPSPINAYLFSLIDEDEKSIDPGNFERHWGIFGFDGQPKYSLNLGTTNSGLIPARNVTYLENKWCILKSNAKLEDPQIAPSVSYACSLADCTSLGYQTSCGNLDSAGNISYAFNSYYQKNNQLDEACKFSGLGTVTKVNPSTGSCQFKVMIHPYFGGAQQISGYIRMSTLALVLGLTAFLLCDL encoded by the exons ATGTTTCCTTCCTTTGATTTTTACTCTCTGCCCTTCTTCATATTCTTTCTG CTGATAGGGGCTCAGTTGAATGGATTCAGTCCAATCTTGGGCGAGTCCGTTGTTGATAATG ATGTTAATCATCACATATCATTTAACCCAAACaaaattaatgattttggtCTCACGGCAG ATGCTGGGAACAGAGAATCATTTAGCTCATTCAAAATGACAACTGAAAGGCAAAATGTGGCAG TGGGTGGGATTGGTGCCAACTGGGGCTCACAAACGTCTCATAATTTGCCACCTGATATAGTGGTGAGGATGCTACGAGAGAACGGTATTCAAAAAGTAAAGCTTTTTGATGCTGATTACGATACTTTACAAGCATTGGGCAAGTCTGGGATCGAAGTTATGGTTGGAATACCAAATGACATGCTTTCATCTTTTGCTTCGAGCGCGAAGGCTGCTGAAAAATGGGTATCTGAGAATGTTTCCCATCATATAACCACAAACAATGTCATCATCAG ATACGTTGCTGTTGGGAATGAGCCTTTCTTGGCGACATATAATGGAAGCTTTCTTAGAACGACTTTCCCAGCTCTAAAAAATGTTCAAGAAGCGCTGAATAAAGCACGGCTTAGCAACCAAGTAAAGGTCACTGTTCCCCTCAATGCCGATGTCTATTCAACCTCAACCACCTACCCTTCAGGAGGGGATTTTCGGGCTGATATCCACGATTTTATGATCCAAATCGTGCAGTTTTTGAGTGATAATGGAGCACCATTTACAGTCAACATCTACCCATTCATTAGCCTTTACACAGACTCAAACTTCCCAGTTGAGTACGCCTTTTTTGATGGAAACGCTACCCCCTTGAATGATGGTGGTATGTCTTATTACAACATGTTTGATGCAAACCACGATACCCTTGTCTGGGCATTACAGAAGAATGGTTTTGGGAATTTGCCCATAATTGTTGGTGAAATCGGTTGGCCTACAGATGGTGATCGAAATGCTAACCTACAGTATGCCCAACGATTCAACCAAGGCTTCATGACTCATATATCAGGTGGAAAAGGAACCCCGATGAGACCTAGTCCAATTAATGCATACCTATTCAGTTTGATCGATGAGGATGAAAAAAGCATCGACCCTGGAAATTTTGAGCGTCATTGGGGTATTTTTGGGTTTGATGGCCAACCGAAGTACTCTCTCAACCTTGGCACCACAAATTCAGGCTTGATCCCAGCCAGAAATGTCACTTATTTGGAGAATAAATGGTGCATATTGAAGTCAAATGCAAAACTTGAGGATCCCCAGATCGCTCCTAGTGTGAGCTATGCATGCTCGCTTGCGGACTGCACGAGCCTCGGTTATCAAACTTCTTGCGGCAATTTGGATTCTGCGGGTAATATTTCATATGCCTTCAACAGTTACTACCAGAAGAACAATCAGCTTGATGAGGCCTGCAAGTTCTCCGGTCTTGGGACAGTTACCAAAGTCAATCCGTCTACCGGGAGTTGCCAGTTTAAGGTTATGATCCATCCATATTTCGGTGGCGCTCAACAAATATCAGGCTATATTCGGATGTCAACATTAGCTCTGGTTCTTGGTTTAACCGCCTTTTTGTTGTGTGATTTGTGA